Proteins from one Dama dama isolate Ldn47 chromosome 12, ASM3311817v1, whole genome shotgun sequence genomic window:
- the SNAPC1 gene encoding snRNA-activating protein complex subunit 1, with protein MGAPAGLKDDCEALLSRFQEMDSVRFEDFTELWRSMKFGTIFCGRMRNLEKNTFTKEALTSAWRYFLPPYTFQIRVGALYLLYGLYNTQLCQPKQKIRVALKDWDEILKFQQDLINAQHFDAAYIFRRLRLDRAFHFTAMPKLLSYRMKKKMQRTEITEEFKDPNDRVMKLITSDVLEEMMNVHDHYQRMKHVISADKSNPEKSLNLIKDDFFDNIKNIVLEHQQWHKDRKNPPLKLKVKGGEEKSERNSQQSERCERAESLAKIKSKAFSVVAQASKSRRHRQVKVDFSDSESSQVQTKTTRKRRNKQTLKPAGRKVSSRDRGDMQNLHKEDKSLSLSMPVVTEEDEENESFSETEFTAPKRKRRQRTKS; from the exons ATGGGGGCTCCTGCAGGCTTGAAGGACGACTGTGAGGCCCTGCTCAGCCGCTTCCAGGAGATGGACAGCGTGCGCTTCGAGGACTTCACCGAGCTCTGGAGAAGTATGAAGTTCGGAACCATCTTCTG TGGTAGAAtgagaaatttagaaaagaacACGTTTACAAAAGAAGCTTTGACTTCGGCTTGGCGGTATTTTTTACCTCCATACACCTTCCAGATCAGAGTTGGTGCTTTGTATCTGCTATATGGATTATATAACACGCAACTGTGTCAACCAAAACAAAAG ATTAGAGTTGCCCTGAAGGATtgggatgaaattttaaaatttcagcaaGATTTGATAAATGCACAACATTTTGATGCAGCTTATATTTTCAGGAGACTACGACTAGACAGAGCATTTCACTTTACAGCAATGCCCAAATTG ttgtcatacagaatgaagaaaaaaatgcaacgAACTGAAATTACTGAAGAATTTAAGGACCCAAATGATCGTGTAATGAAACTTATCACTTCTGATGTATTAGAG GAAATGATGAACGTTCATGACCATTATCAGAGAATGAAACATGTAATTTCAGCTGACAAATCCAATCCGGAAAAATCCCTCAACTTgataaaagatgatttttttgaCAATATCAAGAACATAGTTTTGGAGCATCAGcagtggcacaaagacagaaag AATCCACCCTTAAAACTGAAAGTTAAAGGTGGAGAAGAAAAGAGTGAGAGAAATTCACAACAATCAGAG AGATGTGAAAGGGCAGAATCATTagcgaaaataaaatcaaaggccTTTTCAGTTGTTGCTCAG GCATCAAAGTCAAGAAGGCACCGTCAGGTCAAAGTTGACTTTTCTGATTCTGAATCCAGCCAAGTACAAACCAAAAcaactaggaaaagaagaaacaaacaaacgtTGAAACCAGCAGGAAGGAAAGTGTCTTCCAGAGACAGAG GTGACATGCAGAATCTACATAAGGAAGATAAATCTTTAAGTCTGAGTATGCCTGTGGTTACAGAAGaggatgaggagaatgaaagtttTAGTGAAACAG AGTTCACTGCACCCAAGaggaaaagaagacagagaaCAAAAAGCTAG